In one window of Desulfonatronum thioautotrophicum DNA:
- a CDS encoding sigma-54-dependent Fis family transcriptional regulator: MQKNKTQHIVVSHVLSKELVMELSRTTSRSTFLQSLSRLLQQQFDFDRLCINLYDPNSEMLSYFSAAEGTMVNSLSPVRKAEKSTVAGHVIATRKPVVITDIAQHFPESTLHPMAEAGLTTTMAFPLVLNDEILGTLHCSFVHKPDNLYAIMELFLELCPYVAVCLGALLGLEHLEQGGTVPPLHASCPLPEAHETFIFESPKMRRFMSMVNKIARLDMPVLLLGETGTGKTHLARYIHATGKRSKQNFVRVNCPALSTSLFESEIFGHAKGAFTGASTKRVGRIELAHDGTLFLDEIAELSQEMQSKLLHVLDEQCFERVGESVSLSVDVRLVTATNVDIQQAMAQGKLRRDFYYRLSACTLELPPLRDRPEDIPVMAGFFINQLCAQHGLPKPAMITKLTDCLQDHSWPGNIRELRNALSKILLRNCIAGELTTEDIRDILRKEGDGIQKLESLAPTNGEAACENDSSRMPQQPARSASNGPGRLEDLERQHILETLRRTHGVISGPKGAAALLGLPRSTLQHRMRKLGIDGKRRYSDATMPYGWGTAK, translated from the coding sequence ATGCAAAAGAACAAAACCCAACACATCGTTGTTTCCCACGTCTTGAGCAAGGAATTGGTGATGGAACTGTCCCGGACCACATCCCGGTCGACCTTCCTCCAGTCCCTCTCGCGCCTGTTGCAGCAGCAGTTCGACTTTGATCGATTATGCATCAACCTTTACGACCCCAACAGCGAGATGCTCAGTTATTTTTCCGCGGCCGAGGGGACGATGGTCAACTCTTTGTCCCCGGTGCGCAAAGCTGAAAAAAGCACCGTGGCCGGACATGTGATTGCCACACGCAAACCTGTGGTGATCACGGACATTGCTCAGCACTTCCCTGAATCCACACTTCACCCCATGGCCGAGGCCGGGCTGACCACGACCATGGCTTTTCCCCTGGTCCTCAACGACGAAATTCTGGGCACCTTGCACTGCTCGTTCGTGCACAAGCCGGACAACTTGTACGCAATCATGGAATTGTTTCTGGAACTATGCCCGTACGTTGCCGTCTGCCTGGGAGCTTTGCTGGGCTTGGAACACCTGGAACAGGGAGGGACGGTGCCCCCCCTGCACGCATCCTGCCCTTTGCCTGAAGCCCATGAAACTTTCATCTTTGAAAGTCCAAAAATGCGGCGATTCATGTCCATGGTGAACAAGATCGCCCGGCTGGACATGCCCGTGCTGCTACTGGGCGAAACCGGGACCGGCAAAACCCATCTGGCCCGCTATATCCATGCCACCGGAAAGCGGTCCAAGCAGAATTTCGTCCGGGTCAACTGCCCGGCCCTATCCACGAGCCTGTTTGAAAGCGAGATTTTCGGTCATGCCAAAGGCGCGTTCACCGGCGCGTCCACCAAGCGGGTCGGCAGGATCGAGCTGGCCCATGATGGGACCCTGTTTTTGGATGAAATCGCGGAATTGAGTCAGGAGATGCAGAGCAAGCTGCTGCATGTCCTGGATGAGCAGTGTTTCGAGCGTGTTGGGGAAAGCGTGTCATTGTCCGTGGATGTCCGACTGGTGACCGCCACCAACGTGGACATCCAGCAGGCCATGGCCCAGGGCAAACTGCGCCGCGACTTCTATTATCGGCTCTCAGCGTGCACGCTGGAACTTCCGCCGTTGCGTGACCGCCCTGAGGACATCCCGGTGATGGCCGGTTTCTTCATCAACCAGCTTTGTGCCCAGCACGGACTTCCCAAGCCGGCCATGATCACAAAGTTGACGGACTGCCTTCAGGATCACAGCTGGCCGGGCAATATTCGGGAATTGCGCAACGCCCTGAGCAAAATCCTGCTCCGGAACTGCATTGCCGGGGAATTGACCACCGAGGACATCCGCGACATCCTGCGCAAGGAGGGTGACGGCATTCAGAAGCTGGAAAGCCTCGCACCCACTAACGGGGAAGCCGCTTGCGAAAATGACTCTTCCCGGATGCCGCAGCAGCCCGCCCGCTCCGCTTCGAACGGTCCCGGACGACTGGAAGACCTGGAGCGTCAACACATCCTGGAAACACTCCGCCGAACCCACGGGGTGATCTCCGGACCCAAGGGCGCTGCAGCCCTGCTCGGCCTGCCCCGCTCAACCCTCCAGCACCGGATGCGCAAGCTGGGGATTGACGGGAAAAGGAGGTACAGTGACGCAACAATGCCTTATGGTTGGGGCACGGCAAAATGA
- the hpsG gene encoding (2S)-3-sulfopropanediol dehydratase has product MLNYDCCLSPQEKRVAKGILASTGRERVYSILDSFHMSTPFIDIERARFFTESMKTTEGQPLVLRWAKALMNCAQKMTVYITPESLIAGRAGKLGRYGILYPEIDGDFYSTLRDLDKREKSPFKITSEEVEIVVSEIAPYWRGKTYHEHLNGAMPDDLRGVTYDDDLGLRSKFVVSETSSYRSALQWVHDYEKVLKRGFKDIQREAREHMAALDNESPTQNWEKRPFYEAMIMVCDAIMLWARRHADLARDLAAKEPNETRRTELLEIASRCERVPAEPARDFRDAIQSQWFVQMFSRIEQKASAIISNGRMDQYLFPYFDQDIKAGTLTTTQAKELLEMMWVEMAQFIDLYINPTGNEFNEGYAHWEAVTIGGQTPGGEDATNELTYLFLESKREFPLNYPDLAARIHSCSPERFLTEVALTIKDGSGFPKLINDEEIIPLYTAKGAPFGQALDYAVSGCTEARLPNIETYTSGCVYINFAAAMEMTIHNGRMLKYGEEIVGLETGDSSRFKTWEEFYAAYLKQHRNLLAKAFWQQYIVDCLRPQHFATPLASVLHDLCMEKGKDLQSQHIDGGLDFSYFEFLGYGTVVDSLAAIKKVVFDDGRLSMQDVVEAMKANFEGYEEVRELLRSAPRFGNNDPFADSIAKKLDYVCQEFAQKYSEERGVNIDVRYVPITSHVPFGKVVSATPNGRLAWTSLSDGSSASHGADHKGPTAVLLSNYHSKNRNMKNRASRLLNIKLSPKAVEGEAGTKKIVDMIRTWCDLRLWHLQFNIINKQTLLAAQKDPDSYRGLLVRIAGYSAYFCDLSRDLQNDIINRTEHEQM; this is encoded by the coding sequence ATGCTAAATTACGATTGTTGTCTCTCACCGCAGGAAAAGCGCGTCGCAAAAGGCATTCTCGCGAGCACTGGTCGTGAGCGCGTCTATTCCATTCTTGACTCCTTTCACATGAGCACTCCCTTCATTGATATCGAACGCGCCCGGTTCTTCACTGAATCAATGAAGACTACCGAAGGTCAGCCCCTGGTGCTGCGCTGGGCCAAAGCTCTCATGAATTGCGCGCAAAAGATGACCGTGTACATTACTCCGGAATCCCTCATCGCCGGCCGCGCGGGTAAGCTCGGCCGGTATGGCATCCTTTATCCGGAGATCGACGGTGATTTTTATTCCACCCTGAGGGACTTGGACAAGCGCGAAAAAAGCCCTTTCAAAATCACCTCCGAGGAAGTGGAGATCGTTGTTTCCGAGATCGCTCCGTACTGGAGGGGCAAAACCTATCATGAGCACCTTAACGGCGCCATGCCCGACGACCTCCGAGGCGTGACCTATGACGATGATCTGGGGCTGCGCTCCAAGTTCGTGGTGTCCGAGACATCCTCCTACCGGTCGGCTCTGCAGTGGGTGCATGACTATGAGAAGGTCCTCAAGCGCGGTTTCAAGGACATTCAGCGCGAAGCCCGTGAACATATGGCTGCTCTGGACAACGAAAGCCCCACCCAGAATTGGGAAAAACGTCCCTTTTACGAGGCCATGATCATGGTCTGCGACGCGATCATGCTCTGGGCTCGCCGCCATGCGGATTTGGCCCGCGACCTGGCCGCCAAGGAGCCCAATGAAACACGCAGAACCGAGCTGCTTGAGATCGCCAGCCGCTGCGAGCGCGTACCCGCCGAACCTGCCCGCGACTTTCGAGACGCCATCCAGTCCCAGTGGTTCGTCCAGATGTTTTCCCGCATCGAACAAAAGGCGTCGGCAATTATCTCAAATGGCCGCATGGACCAGTATCTGTTCCCCTACTTTGACCAGGACATCAAGGCGGGGACGTTGACTACGACCCAGGCCAAGGAGCTGTTGGAGATGATGTGGGTCGAGATGGCGCAATTCATCGATCTCTATATCAACCCCACGGGCAACGAATTCAACGAGGGTTATGCCCATTGGGAGGCCGTGACCATCGGCGGTCAGACACCGGGGGGCGAAGACGCTACCAATGAGCTGACCTACCTGTTCCTGGAATCCAAACGCGAATTCCCGTTGAACTACCCTGACCTTGCCGCGCGTATCCATTCCTGTTCGCCCGAGCGCTTCCTGACCGAGGTGGCTCTGACTATCAAGGACGGTTCCGGTTTCCCCAAGCTGATCAACGACGAGGAAATCATTCCGCTGTACACAGCCAAGGGCGCTCCCTTCGGCCAAGCATTGGACTACGCGGTCTCCGGCTGCACCGAAGCCCGCCTGCCGAACATCGAAACCTACACCTCCGGCTGCGTGTACATCAATTTCGCGGCGGCCATGGAGATGACCATTCACAATGGTCGCATGCTCAAGTACGGCGAAGAGATCGTCGGCCTGGAGACAGGCGACTCCTCCCGGTTCAAGACCTGGGAGGAGTTTTATGCGGCATACCTCAAGCAGCACAGAAACCTGCTCGCCAAGGCCTTTTGGCAACAGTACATCGTGGATTGCCTCCGCCCCCAGCATTTCGCCACCCCTTTGGCGTCCGTCCTGCACGACCTGTGCATGGAAAAAGGGAAGGATCTGCAAAGTCAGCATATCGATGGCGGTTTGGATTTCTCATATTTCGAGTTTCTCGGTTACGGCACGGTAGTCGATTCACTGGCCGCCATCAAAAAGGTCGTGTTCGACGACGGCAGACTGTCCATGCAAGACGTCGTCGAGGCCATGAAGGCCAACTTCGAGGGTTATGAGGAAGTGCGTGAACTTCTGCGTTCCGCTCCCCGTTTCGGCAACAACGATCCGTTTGCCGACTCCATTGCCAAGAAACTCGACTACGTATGCCAGGAGTTCGCCCAGAAGTACTCCGAGGAACGCGGGGTGAACATTGACGTGCGTTATGTACCCATCACTTCCCACGTCCCCTTTGGAAAGGTTGTTTCAGCCACACCCAACGGACGTTTGGCCTGGACCTCGCTTTCCGACGGCTCTTCGGCCTCGCATGGCGCGGACCACAAAGGCCCTACGGCTGTTTTGCTGTCCAATTACCATTCCAAGAACCGTAACATGAAGAACCGCGCATCCCGTCTGCTCAACATCAAACTCTCGCCGAAGGCTGTCGAGGGTGAGGCCGGCACCAAGAAAATCGTAGACATGATTCGTACCTGGTGCGATCTGCGCCTGTGGCATCTGCAGTTCAACATCATCAACAAGCAAACCCTGTTGGCAGCTCAGAAGGATCCCGACAGCTACCGCGGGCTGCTGGTGCGCATCGCCGGCTACTCCGCCTACTTCTGCGACCTTTCCCGCGACCTGCAAAACGATATCATCAACCGCACCGAACACGAACAGATGTAG
- the hpsH gene encoding (2S)-3-sulfopropanediol dehydratase activating enzyme, whose amino-acid sequence MNHNNSGIVFNIQNFSVHDGAGIRTTVFFKGCPLRCEWCSNPESLLMKPQLAYNPGKCLGTEKCTRCIQVCPQDAIHGTGNKTIAFDSEMCLDCHTCAKNCAASALNVYGRQMIVGEVLQEVEKEGAFFTRSGGGMTLSGGEPLFQPKFAIALLQEAKRRHVRTAMETCGYVLWEDLQAACGCLDELIFDLKVFADEKHKKGTGVSNRRILENLAQVAKNFPQLPILVRTPVIPGFNDDVSEIRDIIDSIPVASNVRYELLPYHRMGQPKYAYLGREYRLDGQTLDQGVMQTLRALEREANEKLAGLEPVI is encoded by the coding sequence ATGAATCACAATAACTCTGGCATAGTCTTCAACATTCAGAATTTTTCCGTGCACGATGGTGCGGGTATTCGAACCACCGTATTCTTCAAAGGCTGTCCCCTCCGTTGCGAATGGTGCAGCAACCCGGAATCCCTCCTTATGAAGCCACAACTCGCCTACAATCCGGGTAAGTGCCTGGGCACGGAGAAGTGCACGCGTTGTATTCAGGTCTGCCCCCAGGACGCTATACACGGCACGGGGAACAAGACCATTGCCTTTGATTCAGAGATGTGCCTGGATTGCCATACCTGCGCCAAAAACTGCGCTGCCTCGGCCCTGAATGTCTATGGCCGGCAGATGATTGTTGGTGAAGTACTTCAAGAAGTGGAAAAGGAAGGGGCGTTCTTCACTCGTTCCGGTGGGGGGATGACCTTGAGCGGAGGTGAGCCGCTGTTTCAGCCGAAGTTTGCCATTGCGCTTTTGCAGGAAGCAAAAAGGCGCCATGTCAGGACCGCCATGGAGACTTGCGGCTATGTCCTCTGGGAGGATCTGCAAGCTGCCTGTGGGTGCCTCGACGAACTGATTTTCGACCTGAAGGTTTTTGCCGATGAGAAACACAAAAAAGGAACAGGGGTGAGTAACCGGCGCATCCTGGAGAACCTTGCCCAAGTGGCAAAGAACTTCCCCCAGCTGCCCATTCTGGTGCGCACCCCCGTGATTCCAGGCTTCAACGACGATGTGTCGGAAATTCGCGATATCATCGACAGTATCCCCGTCGCCTCCAATGTGCGATACGAACTCCTGCCCTACCATCGCATGGGGCAGCCGAAATATGCCTACCTGGGACGTGAATATCGGCTGGATGGCCAGACGCTGGACCAGGGTGTGATGCAGACGCTGAGGGCCCTGGAACGGGAAGCAAATGAGAAGCTCGCGGGCCTTGAGCCCGTCATATAA
- a CDS encoding sigma 54-interacting transcriptional regulator produces the protein MDEAVSISDSKGIILYINKRYEDLSGISRSELLGKKVMELVDRGVFDTVLNPDIMRSKQPETRVQNVAGGRKLVLDGHPVMDEHGNVALVVTYVRDITKISEMREQVASQQELLEAYQKLQSLDRKLDNAPPVHQSKSMKQLFGQLGIIAETDATVLILGETGVGKDVFARRLHRLSERADKAFVKADCGSMPENLVETELFGYAPGTFSGGSKKGKIGLIEAASDGTLFLDEVGELPLLMQTKLLRLLQDKEIVRVGSTSPRKVNVRILAATNKNLEREVKSGKFRSDLYYRLKVAVIEIPPLRQRKADILPLARLFLSFFGQRYRRDVQFSPEAENALLRHTWPGNVRELENLVLGCIVTSDRGVIDVNDLPFSLSPQRSPQSYVEPATCHGTLSVAGKPMSEILDDVEKSVILQGMERVGNISKLARELRLDRTTVFRKLKKYGLR, from the coding sequence ATGGATGAAGCCGTTTCCATCAGCGACTCCAAAGGGATCATTCTTTACATCAACAAACGCTACGAGGATCTCTCGGGCATTTCCCGCTCCGAACTGTTGGGGAAAAAGGTCATGGAACTCGTAGACAGAGGCGTCTTCGACACTGTCCTGAATCCGGACATCATGCGTAGCAAGCAGCCCGAAACACGGGTCCAGAATGTAGCCGGCGGACGCAAGTTGGTTCTGGACGGGCACCCGGTGATGGACGAGCACGGCAACGTTGCTCTTGTTGTCACTTATGTGCGGGACATTACGAAGATTTCTGAAATGCGTGAACAGGTGGCCTCCCAGCAGGAACTGTTGGAAGCCTATCAGAAGCTGCAAAGCCTTGACCGGAAGCTCGATAACGCACCACCGGTGCACCAAAGCAAATCCATGAAACAGCTTTTCGGGCAGCTCGGCATCATCGCCGAGACCGACGCCACGGTGCTCATCCTTGGCGAGACAGGTGTGGGAAAAGATGTGTTTGCCCGACGGCTTCATCGTCTGAGTGAACGGGCCGACAAGGCTTTTGTCAAAGCGGACTGCGGCAGCATGCCTGAGAATCTCGTAGAGACCGAGTTGTTTGGCTATGCCCCGGGTACTTTTTCGGGAGGAAGTAAGAAGGGAAAAATCGGCCTCATCGAGGCCGCCTCCGACGGAACGCTGTTTCTCGATGAAGTGGGTGAACTGCCTTTGCTGATGCAAACCAAGTTGTTGCGTCTGCTGCAAGACAAGGAGATCGTGCGGGTGGGCTCCACCTCACCGCGGAAGGTAAACGTACGCATCTTGGCCGCCACGAATAAAAATCTGGAACGGGAGGTCAAATCAGGAAAATTTCGCAGCGACCTCTACTACCGACTGAAAGTTGCGGTCATTGAAATCCCGCCCCTGCGGCAACGCAAGGCCGACATCCTGCCGCTAGCCAGGCTGTTCCTCAGCTTTTTTGGTCAGCGCTATCGTCGCGACGTCCAATTCAGTCCCGAAGCGGAAAACGCCCTCCTGAGGCACACCTGGCCCGGCAATGTCCGCGAATTGGAGAATCTCGTGCTGGGTTGCATTGTTACATCGGATCGCGGCGTCATTGACGTGAACGATCTGCCTTTTTCGCTGTCCCCGCAACGTTCCCCACAATCATACGTGGAGCCTGCAACCTGCCACGGGACATTATCCGTAGCGGGGAAGCCCATGAGCGAGATACTCGATGACGTGGAGAAATCCGTCATCCTGCAAGGAATGGAGCGGGTCGGCAATATCTCGAAGCTCGCCAGAGAGCTGAGGCTGGATCGGACGACAGTTTTTCGCAAGCTGAAAAAATACGGCTTGCGGTAG
- a CDS encoding NAD(P)-dependent oxidoreductase: MQIGFVGVGLMGGGLARNLIRAGKDVLVYDLSAEAIQRTLDAGTTGKAANSLSDLAGCDLLITSLPLPQHVKGVVLGEDGLYAKMKKGATHIEVSTIDPGTANEMKAAAENHGLGYIQCTLGKTPAHAEKAEEPMFIGGDKALVDKFEEIFKIIGIPSYVGTIDASCAVKLISNMIGMTNIAVLAEGIRVGDKAGLDRKQLLELLTDTGARSFQMDVRGPWIANDDYAARFGLDLALKDVRLGLEMARAWGQDLKAMEAALEYFKQASAAGHGKEDCNAVIKVIN, translated from the coding sequence ATGCAGATCGGATTCGTCGGTGTTGGACTTATGGGCGGTGGTTTGGCCAGAAACCTGATTCGTGCCGGGAAGGACGTCCTGGTGTACGACCTGAGCGCGGAAGCCATTCAGCGGACCCTGGACGCGGGTACCACTGGAAAAGCCGCCAATTCTCTTTCCGATTTGGCGGGCTGCGACCTGCTCATCACCAGCCTGCCCCTGCCGCAACATGTCAAGGGCGTGGTGCTTGGCGAGGACGGGCTGTATGCCAAAATGAAGAAGGGGGCAACGCACATTGAGGTGTCCACCATCGACCCCGGCACGGCCAACGAGATGAAGGCCGCGGCCGAGAATCACGGCCTGGGCTACATCCAGTGCACCCTGGGCAAAACTCCGGCCCATGCCGAAAAGGCCGAGGAACCCATGTTCATCGGCGGGGACAAGGCCCTGGTGGATAAATTCGAAGAGATTTTCAAGATCATCGGCATACCCAGTTATGTCGGCACTATTGACGCCTCCTGCGCCGTGAAGCTGATCTCCAACATGATCGGGATGACCAATATCGCCGTCCTGGCCGAGGGCATTCGGGTCGGTGACAAGGCCGGTCTGGATCGCAAGCAGCTGCTGGAACTGCTCACGGATACCGGGGCACGCAGCTTTCAGATGGATGTTCGCGGCCCGTGGATTGCCAATGATGATTATGCGGCACGGTTTGGTCTGGATCTGGCCTTGAAGGACGTCCGGCTTGGCCTGGAGATGGCTCGGGCCTGGGGGCAGGACCTGAAGGCCATGGAAGCGGCCCTGGAGTACTTTAAACAGGCCAGCGCTGCTGGCCATGGCAAGGAAGACTGCAACGCCGTGATCAAGGTCATCAACTGA
- a CDS encoding aldehyde ferredoxin oxidoreductase family protein, which translates to MPFGYNGKILHVNLTSGEFTVEEPGEQWYRTYMGGSGIASYYLLKLLKGGEDPLGPDNVLVFATSVVSGAPISGYNRFTVAAKSPLTDCFGESEAAGYFAPEMKFAGFDAIVFTGKAEKPVYLHIKDGEFSLRDATNVWGLDNYQTLEKIKEETGDSKVRVASIGPAGEKLVRFACITNNLEHYNGRCGMGAVMGSKNLKAVAVRGTNKPELANPEKVKEISSWHRERIKNHPPNKGLATAGTSILIKAINASGILPTRNFSQGVFDQNAGLEWETLEKEIFHKAGTCYMCTVACKRQVKSDDPEFPLDSRFGGPEYETIAAFGSNLLNGNIKAVARANQLCNLAGMDTISAGNMIAFVMECLENGIITKEDIGREMPWGDAAGICWLVEQMAERKGIGDTLSEGIVRAAKKIGKGSEKYAFHIKGNDLPLHDGRGKTGMAMGYALSSTGADHVECPHDVAFQGEGYKALSALGITEPVRPLDTDADKVRFFHLGQLAWGINNLLSICNFCSVPIHAMSFHNLVESVRAITGWDTSLFDILRATERSLVMSRMFNVREGLGPEDDRVISRWHEPMPEGPMAGKKIDEQEFRKAIDLYYEVCGWDAQGVPSHAKLVDLDLEWIEERM; encoded by the coding sequence ATGCCTTTTGGTTACAATGGAAAAATTCTGCACGTAAATCTCACCAGCGGAGAATTCACCGTGGAGGAGCCTGGTGAGCAGTGGTACCGCACCTACATGGGGGGCTCGGGCATTGCTTCATATTACCTGTTGAAGCTGCTCAAGGGTGGAGAGGATCCCCTGGGTCCGGACAACGTCCTGGTGTTTGCCACCAGTGTGGTCAGCGGCGCGCCCATCTCCGGGTACAACCGCTTCACCGTCGCGGCCAAATCGCCGCTGACCGACTGTTTCGGTGAATCCGAGGCCGCGGGCTATTTTGCCCCGGAAATGAAGTTCGCCGGCTTTGACGCCATTGTCTTTACCGGCAAGGCCGAGAAGCCCGTCTATCTGCACATCAAGGACGGCGAGTTCAGTCTGCGGGATGCGACTAATGTTTGGGGGCTGGATAATTATCAGACCCTGGAAAAGATCAAGGAGGAAACCGGGGATTCCAAGGTGCGCGTGGCCAGCATCGGCCCGGCCGGGGAAAAGCTGGTCCGGTTCGCCTGCATCACCAATAACCTGGAGCACTACAACGGCCGTTGCGGCATGGGCGCGGTGATGGGCTCCAAGAACCTCAAGGCCGTGGCCGTGCGCGGGACGAACAAGCCGGAGCTGGCGAATCCGGAAAAAGTCAAGGAGATCAGCTCCTGGCATCGGGAGCGGATCAAGAACCATCCGCCAAACAAGGGACTTGCCACGGCCGGCACGTCGATTCTGATCAAGGCCATTAATGCCAGTGGGATTCTTCCGACCCGGAATTTCAGCCAGGGCGTTTTCGACCAAAACGCGGGACTGGAGTGGGAAACCTTGGAAAAGGAGATCTTCCACAAGGCCGGCACCTGCTACATGTGTACAGTGGCCTGCAAGCGCCAAGTGAAGAGCGATGACCCGGAATTCCCTCTTGATTCCCGTTTTGGAGGCCCGGAATACGAAACCATCGCGGCTTTTGGCAGCAACCTGCTTAACGGCAACATCAAGGCCGTGGCCCGGGCCAACCAGCTTTGCAACTTGGCCGGCATGGACACCATCAGTGCCGGAAACATGATCGCTTTTGTCATGGAATGCCTTGAAAACGGCATCATCACCAAGGAGGACATCGGGCGGGAGATGCCCTGGGGTGATGCCGCCGGAATCTGCTGGCTGGTTGAGCAAATGGCGGAACGCAAGGGAATCGGCGACACCCTGTCTGAAGGCATTGTCCGCGCGGCCAAGAAGATCGGCAAGGGCTCGGAAAAGTACGCCTTCCATATCAAGGGCAACGACCTCCCCCTGCATGACGGTCGCGGCAAGACCGGGATGGCCATGGGCTATGCCTTGAGCTCCACCGGTGCGGACCACGTGGAATGCCCGCACGATGTGGCGTTTCAGGGTGAAGGCTACAAGGCCCTGAGCGCCCTGGGGATCACCGAGCCGGTCCGCCCCCTGGACACGGATGCAGACAAGGTCCGCTTCTTTCATCTCGGGCAGCTGGCCTGGGGTATCAACAATCTGCTTTCCATCTGCAACTTCTGCTCCGTGCCCATTCACGCCATGAGTTTCCACAATCTGGTGGAATCCGTGCGGGCCATCACCGGCTGGGACACCAGCCTGTTCGATATTCTCCGGGCCACGGAACGTTCCCTGGTCATGAGCCGGATGTTCAACGTGCGCGAAGGTCTGGGGCCGGAGGACGACCGGGTCATCAGCCGCTGGCACGAGCCAATGCCCGAAGGGCCGATGGCCGGGAAGAAAATTGACGAGCAGGAATTCCGCAAGGCCATCGACCTTTACTACGAAGTTTGCGGCTGGGATGCCCAAGGAGTTCCAAGCCACGCCAAGCTCGTGGACCTTGATCTGGAATGGATCGAAGAGCGGATGTGA
- a CDS encoding MoaD/ThiS family protein, whose protein sequence is MEVAVKLYPGLPHAKGSRMTIGMREPAVVADLLRELGFNELDVEIISVNGVLSQFDTPLHDGDNVSLIPFIGGG, encoded by the coding sequence ATGGAGGTGGCCGTCAAGCTGTATCCAGGGCTGCCACATGCCAAGGGCTCGCGCATGACCATCGGGATGCGCGAGCCCGCGGTGGTGGCTGACTTGCTGCGGGAACTGGGTTTTAACGAGCTGGATGTGGAAATTATCTCGGTAAATGGCGTGCTGAGCCAATTTGATACGCCCCTGCATGACGGTGACAACGTCAGTCTGATTCCATTTATCGGCGGAGGATGA
- a CDS encoding TRAP transporter substrate-binding protein — MKRFLLTIVSLALVLTAVPAFAADYPSMTIRAATANPDGSLHVTAINKFKEIVEAESGGNIRVQTFYGGSMGDEQANVRQLRTQEIHLAVLAVGNLTPFSPQANIYYLPYMFPGIETAYTLLEHEEFNNRMADKIAQQSGARPLSWLIGGYRHLTNSVRPVTRIEHLQGLRIRTPPVEIQMESFRSWGVEPHPLAWAETFNALQQRVIDGQENPHAVNRDQKFWEVQKYITQLHYLLWVGPMLVSEPWFQRLDQSVQDLLVRAAHDAARYEWEWAAEQDQIALQACLDNGMEFHELEDEEVWMERARGLWPRFHQQVGGEEVINEALAIMAD, encoded by the coding sequence ATGAAACGATTTTTGTTGACCATCGTGTCCCTGGCCCTTGTTTTGACCGCCGTCCCGGCGTTCGCGGCCGACTACCCGAGCATGACCATCCGGGCGGCCACGGCCAACCCTGACGGCAGCCTGCACGTGACGGCCATCAACAAGTTCAAGGAAATCGTCGAGGCGGAATCTGGCGGGAATATTCGCGTCCAAACCTTTTACGGCGGCTCCATGGGTGACGAGCAGGCCAATGTTCGCCAGCTGCGCACCCAGGAAATCCATCTGGCCGTGCTGGCCGTGGGCAACCTGACACCTTTCTCGCCCCAGGCCAACATCTACTATCTGCCGTACATGTTTCCGGGCATTGAAACAGCCTACACCTTGCTGGAGCACGAAGAGTTCAACAACAGGATGGCCGACAAGATCGCCCAGCAAAGTGGTGCCCGACCTCTGTCCTGGCTGATCGGCGGATATCGACACCTGACCAACTCCGTGCGTCCCGTGACCAGAATCGAACATCTTCAAGGGCTGAGAATCCGCACTCCCCCGGTGGAAATCCAGATGGAAAGCTTCCGTTCCTGGGGCGTGGAGCCGCATCCCCTGGCCTGGGCCGAGACCTTCAACGCCCTGCAGCAGCGGGTCATCGACGGCCAGGAAAACCCCCATGCCGTAAACCGGGACCAGAAGTTCTGGGAAGTCCAGAAGTACATCACTCAGTTGCATTATCTGCTCTGGGTCGGCCCCATGCTGGTCAGCGAACCCTGGTTCCAGCGCCTGGATCAGTCCGTGCAGGATCTGTTGGTCAGGGCAGCCCACGATGCCGCCAGGTATGAGTGGGAATGGGCCGCGGAACAGGATCAGATCGCCCTGCAAGCCTGCCTGGACAATGGCATGGAATTCCACGAGCTGGAAGACGAAGAAGTCTGGATGGAGCGTGCCCGCGGGCTGTGGCCCAGGTTCCACCAGCAGGTGGGTGGCGAGGAAGTTATCAATGAGGCCCTGGCGATAATGGCTGATTAA